A genomic segment from Paenibacillus sp. FSL K6-1096 encodes:
- a CDS encoding type II secretion system F family protein: MKRSPPVRTAGAAGAGEQALLPDYTVYELTSLQRVTVILCAGLVLLGIGYLFYHRLLLAVLLVPGSAYGPRLLRQYLLQRRRAALNLQFKQMLFSLSSSLSAGRSVENAFREAVQDLRMLDPEGASDMISELNIICARMENGEPIEDALYDFSSRAGMEDVERFADVFMVCKRTGGDLVEIVRRTSGIIGEKLDIQQDIAVSIAQKKFEAKALLVSPLMMVMFMSLSAGDYMQPMYTGAGIAVSTLALIALFLCYLWTNKIMDIPL, translated from the coding sequence GTGAAGAGATCACCGCCAGTTCGGACGGCAGGGGCGGCGGGAGCGGGAGAACAAGCGCTTTTGCCGGATTATACCGTATACGAATTGACCTCTCTGCAGAGAGTGACAGTCATCCTGTGTGCGGGACTCGTGCTGCTGGGCATTGGTTACTTGTTCTATCACCGGCTGCTGCTGGCTGTATTGCTGGTCCCCGGCAGTGCCTACGGGCCCCGGCTGCTGCGGCAGTATTTGTTGCAGCGCCGCCGGGCCGCACTGAACCTCCAGTTCAAGCAAATGCTGTTCTCGCTCTCCTCATCGCTCTCGGCCGGACGGTCGGTGGAGAACGCGTTCCGGGAGGCGGTGCAGGACCTGCGGATGCTGGACCCGGAGGGGGCCAGTGACATGATCTCTGAGCTGAATATTATCTGTGCCCGCATGGAGAACGGCGAACCGATAGAAGATGCGCTGTATGATTTCAGCTCAAGGGCAGGCATGGAGGATGTGGAACGCTTCGCAGATGTGTTCATGGTCTGCAAGCGGACGGGCGGCGATCTGGTTGAGATTGTGCGCCGCACATCGGGTATTATCGGCGAGAAGCTGGATATCCAGCAGGATATAGCGGTCAGCATTGCCCAGAAGAAATTTGAGGCCAAGGCGCTGCTGGTCTCCCCGCTGATGATGGTAATGTTTATGAGCCTGAGTGCCGGAGATTATATGCAGCCCATGTACACTGGTGCAGGCATTGCGGTCTCAACACTGGCGCTGATCGCCCTGTTCCTCTGTTACCTCTGGACCAACAAGATTATGGATATTCCGCTGTAA
- a CDS encoding Flp1 family type IVb pilin — MVTQIAEGARGLWKDEEGLGTLEMILIIAVLIAVVLVFREEIVKVVKSLISTAGDKSQEVFE, encoded by the coding sequence ATGGTAACGCAGATTGCTGAGGGTGCAAGAGGCTTATGGAAGGATGAGGAGGGTCTTGGCACGCTGGAGATGATTCTGATCATCGCTGTGCTGATTGCGGTGGTTCTTGTATTCCGCGAGGAGATTGTGAAGGTGGTCAAGAGCCTGATCAGCACTGCCGGGGATAAGAGCCAGGAAGTCTTTGAGTGA
- a CDS encoding TadE/TadG family type IV pilus assembly protein — MKRWLRTPPGTRDEGSMVVEAALVLPVFLLFILFLIFIVQMTLYSTALQSTASDAVKMISTHMYPAALAAQQQGASSGSDDAGQAEAEGGAGESASRSVWSIPRLSLVEWSEAYVEKLPQPMETWVRAAVREGEGPLQKLQAEASEAALDLVLKPMLRPYVSSDWLEYSRIHVSNVTVPDLKKGAHPYFGLVVSYDLPMRVPFLNQKIVLEASAVERLWIGNTDDSGEGGPAEPGEEEGNILILEKPNPGVANRQGIIKVKVPPGASANLSIFYKTGQSTAKYLGWKQADENGLIEWEWKIGVNTTPGTWPFVVALADGTSIEATFTVVKK; from the coding sequence ATGAAGCGCTGGCTGAGGACACCGCCGGGCACGCGGGATGAGGGCAGCATGGTGGTGGAAGCGGCCCTGGTCCTGCCCGTGTTCCTGTTATTTATCTTGTTCCTCATCTTCATTGTACAAATGACACTATATTCTACAGCGCTCCAGAGCACGGCATCTGACGCCGTCAAAATGATCTCCACCCATATGTATCCGGCGGCTCTGGCTGCGCAGCAGCAGGGTGCTTCAAGCGGGAGCGATGATGCTGGACAAGCTGAGGCGGAGGGTGGCGCCGGGGAGTCTGCTTCCCGCAGTGTGTGGAGCATTCCCAGGCTATCGCTGGTTGAATGGAGCGAGGCCTATGTGGAGAAGCTTCCACAGCCGATGGAGACCTGGGTCAGGGCTGCTGTCCGCGAAGGAGAAGGGCCTCTGCAGAAGCTGCAGGCTGAAGCTTCCGAAGCCGCGCTCGATCTGGTGCTTAAGCCGATGCTGCGGCCGTATGTATCCTCGGATTGGCTTGAATATAGCCGGATTCATGTGTCCAATGTGACGGTGCCGGATCTGAAGAAGGGAGCTCATCCATATTTCGGCCTGGTCGTCAGCTATGATCTGCCGATGCGGGTCCCGTTCCTGAATCAAAAGATTGTACTGGAAGCCAGTGCGGTTGAACGTCTATGGATCGGCAACACCGATGATTCCGGGGAAGGCGGTCCGGCTGAACCAGGTGAGGAGGAGGGGAACATCTTAATCCTAGAGAAGCCGAACCCCGGAGTAGCGAACCGCCAGGGCATTATCAAGGTCAAGGTGCCTCCCGGAGCATCGGCGAATCTCTCGATCTTCTACAAGACCGGCCAGAGCACGGCCAAGTATCTGGGCTGGAAGCAGGCGGATGAGAACGGGTTGATCGAATGGGAATGGAAAATCGGCGTCAATACGACCCCGGGAACCTGGCCGTTTGTTGTTGCGCTGGCGGATGGCACTTCAATTGAGGCGACCTTTACGGTAGTGAAAAAATAA
- a CDS encoding A24 family peptidase, protein MTEWGLWGCLLFLTAALFTDVRWMRIPNWITLPAFLAGITLQTVINGWQGLLFSLYGSGAGFLLLLIMYFIGAVGAGDVKLFAAIGAWTGVLFSLQVIVYSVLLGAVVGLLLILSRRDTGRRLRSTISRTAGFLLLRRMGLSAVRQNGELLRFPFMLAVFPGFLCAYYYF, encoded by the coding sequence ATGACAGAATGGGGTTTGTGGGGCTGCCTGCTGTTTCTGACCGCGGCATTATTCACAGATGTACGCTGGATGCGGATTCCTAACTGGATTACACTGCCTGCATTCCTAGCGGGAATAACCTTGCAGACAGTCATCAACGGCTGGCAGGGGCTGCTGTTCTCGCTGTACGGCAGCGGAGCGGGATTCTTGCTGCTGCTGATCATGTATTTTATTGGAGCGGTGGGGGCTGGTGATGTGAAGCTGTTTGCCGCCATTGGAGCCTGGACCGGGGTGCTGTTCTCCCTTCAGGTGATTGTATATTCCGTGCTGTTAGGAGCGGTAGTAGGCTTGCTGCTTATTCTCTCCCGGCGGGACACGGGCCGCAGGCTGCGCAGCACGATCAGCAGAACAGCAGGCTTCCTGCTGCTCCGCAGGATGGGCTTATCGGCGGTCAGGCAGAATGGTGAGCTGCTGCGGTTTCCTTTTATGCTGGCGGTGTTCCCGGGGTTCCTCTGTGCATATTACTATTTCTGA
- a CDS encoding TadE family protein, with translation MIPLYEDEGSFTVEASLLLPVIMGITMLLLFFTLYSYQKSMLLQIASAATERAAYNWENSNRATNGEFPAGNYDPLYWRISEDGLLSSMFGTGAENGSTRINLPGDANSGGPLPAVKLKRASQMVPAGLQGEMNYAYGLTGRRISMELNKMLRLPVLDHMLADGAAPEVSARSFVTEPIEFIRTVDLMRYYGAKFKQVTTGSKEGAGMKKKNAAYMLEKLH, from the coding sequence GTGATTCCGTTATATGAGGACGAAGGGAGCTTCACGGTTGAGGCTTCACTGCTGCTGCCGGTCATTATGGGCATCACCATGCTGCTGCTGTTCTTCACCTTGTACAGCTACCAGAAGTCGATGCTATTGCAGATTGCGTCAGCTGCCACGGAGCGTGCCGCCTACAATTGGGAGAACAGCAACCGGGCAACGAACGGTGAGTTTCCGGCCGGCAATTACGATCCGCTGTATTGGCGAATCAGTGAGGATGGCCTGCTGTCTTCGATGTTTGGCACTGGAGCAGAGAATGGAAGTACAAGGATCAACCTGCCTGGTGATGCCAATAGCGGCGGGCCATTGCCGGCGGTGAAGCTGAAGCGTGCTTCACAGATGGTCCCGGCCGGACTGCAGGGTGAGATGAACTATGCTTATGGCCTAACAGGCCGCAGGATCAGCATGGAGCTGAACAAAATGCTGCGCCTGCCGGTGCTGGATCACATGCTTGCTGATGGAGCAGCCCCAGAGGTTTCAGCCCGTTCCTTCGTTACAGAGCCTATTGAATTCATCAGGACAGTGGATCTGATGCGGTACTATGGGGCCAAGTTCAAGCAGGTCACAACCGGCAGCAAGGAAGGCGCGGGCATGAAGAAGAAGAATGCGGCGTATATGCTGGAGAAGCTGCACTGA
- a CDS encoding DUF6382 domain-containing protein, whose amino-acid sequence MFGLERDFIQQDGITMLLGRAGGLTAGELNMVQVRMLMNSGIPHHLRLLLREIDLQVTLEYTVSKRKMLGMLLKSGKLSMTEFLGLLLQIAAGMEEGRLYMLRPEQYALHQDYIFIEGPLSSGRVFLTCIPLQCIEPALKPGESMKSLIMVCMAAIRELSGDGIQRLLQYCDEENFNPAGLKELLAELLTGGDSQTVYAEAVETEHAKPSQAADAEGSAVNKVSQNPGSGQMPPPLRNVTEPALRPPAVAANPWGQGEREIESHGSILDKTPWMKPVPGLRQPDKLGGAQPLKEMPQESMQASDGPGPYRTYVLLGAVLGDALLWKFLYLDDPRKLWLAVCGAATVGLAVLSWLILSGRLFQGEAEAGEEALEEEIADRRSTAWNRRIRSEADWDFSRNPVVPSRPVPSEQESSAGAGGFTGSSAKRAQAPMGMTGSTPQTMEPVKPTALLTRDPAQEAGGRASEPGRTTPYLERSSPDHSGAPERIELNRPSFIIGRSAEVAQYVEASEGASRVHVEISRGSGGYILKDLDSRNGTLLAGETMVPYKEYPLTEGAVFTIVKGTYTFRSA is encoded by the coding sequence TTGTTCGGATTAGAACGGGATTTCATTCAGCAGGACGGAATAACGATGCTGCTGGGCAGAGCCGGGGGACTAACCGCTGGGGAGCTTAATATGGTGCAGGTTCGGATGCTGATGAACAGCGGTATTCCGCATCATCTGCGGCTGTTGCTCAGAGAGATAGATCTGCAGGTAACACTGGAATATACCGTTTCTAAGCGTAAGATGCTGGGGATGCTGCTCAAGAGCGGGAAGCTGAGTATGACTGAATTCCTTGGGCTGCTGCTGCAGATTGCTGCCGGGATGGAGGAAGGGAGACTGTATATGCTGCGCCCCGAGCAGTATGCGCTGCATCAGGACTACATCTTCATTGAAGGTCCACTTAGCAGCGGCAGGGTCTTCCTGACCTGTATTCCGCTGCAATGCATTGAACCAGCCCTTAAGCCGGGCGAGTCGATGAAATCGCTGATTATGGTCTGCATGGCTGCGATCCGCGAATTGTCGGGTGACGGGATACAGAGGCTCCTGCAATATTGCGATGAAGAGAATTTCAATCCTGCCGGACTCAAGGAGCTGCTGGCCGAATTGCTGACGGGTGGAGACAGCCAGACGGTCTATGCGGAAGCAGTGGAAACAGAGCATGCAAAACCGAGCCAGGCGGCGGATGCAGAGGGCTCTGCTGTTAATAAGGTAAGCCAGAATCCCGGATCAGGCCAGATGCCGCCTCCGCTACGTAACGTGACTGAACCGGCCCTGAGACCACCGGCGGTTGCAGCCAACCCCTGGGGTCAGGGGGAGCGGGAGATAGAGTCTCACGGCTCTATCCTTGATAAGACTCCCTGGATGAAGCCTGTACCAGGGCTGAGGCAGCCGGACAAGCTTGGAGGAGCACAGCCGCTAAAGGAAATGCCGCAAGAATCCATGCAGGCTTCGGACGGGCCTGGTCCATACCGGACCTATGTATTGCTTGGCGCAGTGCTGGGTGATGCCTTGCTGTGGAAGTTCCTTTATCTGGATGATCCAAGGAAGCTGTGGCTCGCCGTCTGCGGAGCAGCTACCGTTGGGCTTGCAGTCTTAAGCTGGCTTATCTTAAGCGGAAGGCTGTTTCAGGGCGAAGCTGAGGCCGGGGAGGAAGCACTGGAAGAGGAGATCGCGGACCGGAGAAGTACAGCCTGGAACCGGAGGATTAGAAGTGAAGCCGATTGGGATTTCAGCAGGAATCCGGTGGTTCCGTCCCGGCCGGTACCTTCAGAGCAAGAATCTTCAGCTGGTGCGGGCGGCTTTACGGGGAGCTCTGCTAAGAGAGCACAGGCACCTATGGGCATGACCGGAAGCACCCCGCAGACGATGGAGCCGGTCAAGCCAACAGCGCTGCTTACACGGGACCCGGCTCAGGAGGCAGGGGGAAGAGCGTCCGAACCCGGCCGGACCACGCCTTATCTTGAGCGAAGCAGCCCGGATCACAGCGGAGCCCCCGAGCGGATTGAACTGAACCGCCCCAGCTTCATCATCGGGCGCTCCGCTGAGGTGGCCCAATATGTTGAGGCTTCCGAAGGGGCCTCGCGGGTGCATGTTGAAATCTCCAGAGGCTCCGGCGGATATATCTTGAAGGACCTGGATTCCAGGAATGGTACGCTGCTTGCGGGCGAGACTATGGTTCCTTATAAAGAGTATCCGTTGACTGAAGGGGCTGTGTTCACGATTGTTAAGGGCACTTATACCTTCCGCAGTGCTTAA
- a CDS encoding CpaF family protein — protein MNDDLFRALRSDIRAGLDVTSVIGNQELAAFIERTILEREQLRLLTAQEKHELVKRLFDSFRGLDILQPLVDNPAITEIMINSHEEIFIEEEGMIRRLPLAFESGSRLEDIIQVIVSGVNRVVNESSPIVDARLPDGSRVNIVLPPAALKGPAMTIRKFPETPMTMEELVKREALSGEAAELLQLLVAAKYNIFISGGTGSGKTTFLNALSQFIPPQERVITIEDSAELQIVTVPNLVSLETRNANTEGRGEITIRDLIRTSLRMRPNRIVVGEVRGAECLDMLQAMNTGHDGSLSTGHSNSALDMLSRLETMVLSGADLPVAVVRQQIGSAIDIFVHLSRLRDRSRRVMEISEVAGIQGGEVILNPLYEFREAGEQDGRIQGRLIACGNPLRHTDKLRMAGIRDYPLRRYEQASAGKEVIVP, from the coding sequence ATGAATGATGATCTGTTCAGGGCGCTGCGCAGCGATATCCGGGCGGGGCTGGATGTAACTTCGGTTATAGGGAATCAGGAGTTGGCCGCTTTCATCGAGCGGACGATCCTGGAGCGGGAACAGCTGCGTCTCCTTACCGCCCAGGAGAAGCATGAGCTGGTGAAGAGGCTGTTCGACTCCTTCCGCGGGCTGGATATTCTGCAGCCGCTGGTGGACAATCCGGCCATTACGGAGATTATGATCAACAGTCATGAGGAGATTTTTATTGAGGAGGAGGGGATGATCCGCAGGCTGCCGCTGGCTTTTGAATCGGGGAGCAGGCTGGAGGATATTATCCAGGTGATCGTCTCCGGGGTGAACCGGGTGGTCAATGAATCCTCGCCGATTGTCGATGCGCGCCTGCCGGACGGCTCGCGTGTCAATATCGTCCTGCCGCCGGCGGCGCTCAAAGGCCCGGCCATGACAATCCGCAAATTCCCTGAGACGCCGATGACAATGGAGGAACTGGTGAAGCGCGAAGCTCTCAGCGGGGAAGCGGCTGAGCTGCTCCAGCTGCTGGTCGCCGCCAAATACAATATCTTCATCAGCGGCGGCACCGGCTCGGGTAAGACGACCTTTCTGAACGCCTTATCCCAGTTCATTCCGCCGCAGGAGCGTGTCATTACGATAGAGGACTCCGCAGAGCTGCAGATTGTCACGGTGCCGAATCTGGTCTCGCTGGAGACCCGAAACGCCAATACCGAGGGACGGGGCGAGATTACGATCCGGGATTTAATCCGCACTTCTCTGCGGATGCGTCCGAACCGAATCGTGGTCGGCGAGGTGCGGGGGGCCGAATGCCTGGATATGCTCCAGGCGATGAACACTGGACACGATGGAAGTCTATCGACAGGACATTCCAACAGTGCGCTGGACATGCTCAGCCGCCTGGAGACGATGGTGCTTAGCGGGGCAGACTTGCCAGTTGCGGTTGTCCGCCAGCAGATCGGCTCGGCGATCGATATCTTCGTGCATCTCTCCCGGCTGCGTGACCGCTCGCGGCGGGTGATGGAGATCAGCGAAGTAGCTGGTATCCAGGGCGGTGAGGTCATCCTGAATCCGCTCTATGAATTCCGGGAGGCGGGGGAGCAGGACGGCAGGATACAAGGCAGGCTTATAGCCTGCGGCAACCCGCTGCGGCATACGGACAAGCTGCGGATGGCAGGCATCCGTGATTATCCACTCCGCAGGTATGAACAGGCCAGCGCCGGGAAGGAGGTGATTGTACCCTGA
- a CDS encoding type II secretion system F family protein: MSFICGVILLLCAGSWLFLRIKCGGRYTALRELPMEGLRLRRLGEPLLLLAERGRIASYLPAVMFRIQRSVQRIYGMRYSAERTLLFMGEMLSFSWLLMAGGSALTMATGEQAGIIIGGGLAVAVPVAMVSDLHKKVRVREQNIMLELPELLNSIVLLVGAGETVQRAIIRCVNSRQKDAAHPLYAELLKMTAEWEGGYSFQQAFENFSKRCAVQEVSIFTTTVLLNYRRGGADFVLSLRDLSRMLWEKRKAISRTRGEQASSKLVFPMVVIFLIVIVLVGTPALMMLKM; encoded by the coding sequence ATGTCATTCATCTGCGGGGTGATTCTGCTCCTGTGCGCCGGGAGTTGGCTATTCCTGCGTATCAAATGCGGAGGCCGCTATACTGCACTGCGGGAGCTGCCCATGGAAGGACTGCGGCTGCGGCGGCTGGGTGAGCCTCTGCTGCTGCTCGCAGAGAGAGGCAGAATCGCCAGCTATCTTCCGGCAGTGATGTTCAGAATTCAGCGCTCGGTACAGCGGATCTATGGAATGCGCTACAGTGCAGAACGCACCTTGCTTTTTATGGGGGAGATGCTCAGCTTCAGCTGGCTGCTGATGGCAGGCGGCAGCGCATTGACTATGGCGACAGGGGAGCAGGCAGGCATCATTATCGGCGGGGGGCTTGCCGTGGCCGTTCCGGTGGCGATGGTCAGCGACCTGCACAAGAAGGTGCGTGTGCGGGAGCAGAACATAATGCTTGAGCTGCCTGAGCTGCTGAACAGCATCGTGCTGCTGGTTGGCGCGGGGGAGACGGTGCAGCGGGCCATTATCCGCTGTGTGAACAGCCGGCAAAAGGATGCTGCCCACCCGCTATACGCTGAGCTGCTGAAGATGACGGCCGAATGGGAAGGGGGCTACTCCTTCCAGCAGGCCTTCGAGAACTTCAGCAAGCGCTGTGCGGTGCAGGAGGTATCGATTTTCACAACTACAGTACTGCTGAATTACCGCAGAGGCGGAGCCGACTTCGTTCTGTCCTTGCGTGACCTGTCACGGATGCTCTGGGAGAAGCGGAAGGCGATCAGCCGCACACGCGGGGAGCAGGCCTCGTCGAAGCTGGTGTTTCCGATGGTTGTAATCTTTCTGATTGTGATTGTGCTGGTGGGAACACCTGCGCTTATGATGCTAAAAATGTAG